From one Triticum urartu cultivar G1812 chromosome 3, Tu2.1, whole genome shotgun sequence genomic stretch:
- the LOC125545610 gene encoding protein trichome berefringence-like 7: protein MVTASFSRSTSARLTARGGVGSPRVSSAAAANRKWWGSPSGPSFESTVALALCLASAALVLSCGLYLYVSRYLGQGQGQGRAVAEFAGDSLDTCNVFDGSWVRDERYPLYNSSECPFAERGFNCLANGRRNTEYLKWRWKPRQCDMPRFSARSVLEWLRGKRVVFVGDSMSRTQWESFICMLMTGVDDPKKVYEVNGNQISKTIRFLGVRFESFNLSVEFFRSVFLVQQTPAPPLHVTKRVRAILKLDKMDDLSRKWVNADVLIFNSGHWWTPSKLFDMGCYFEAGGLLKLGTSVNSAFKMALETWASWVKEKVDLKRTRVFFRTYEPSHWSGLNQKVCEVTERPTTEAIGADRSEFRDILADVVANMSVPVTILNVTLMGAFRSDAHIGIWSHPSTILDCSHWCLPGVPDAWNELIFSHLLTDGWRKLAG from the exons ATGGTGACCGCGAGCTTCAGCCGGAGCACGTCGGCGCGGCTCACAGCGAGGGGCGGCGTAGGGAGCCCCCGGGTCTCGTCCGCGGCGGCCGCAAACCGCAAGTGGTGGGGGTCACCGTCTGGCCCGTCTTTCGAGAGCACCGTCGCCCTGGCCCTTTGCCTGGCCTCCGCCGCGCTCGTGCTCTCCTGCGGCCTGTACCTCTATGTTTCCCGGTACCTGGGCCAGGGCCAGGGCCAGGGCCGCGCGGTGGCCGAGTTCGCCGGCGACAGTCTGGACACCTGCAACGTGTTCGACGGCAGCTGGGTGCGGGACGAGAGGTACCCCCTGTACAACAGCTCGGAGTGCCCGTTCGCGGAGAGGGGGTTCAACTGCCTCGCCAACGGGAGGAGGAACACCGAGTACCTCAAGTGGCGGTGGAAGCCGCGGCAGTGCGACATGCCGCGCTTCAGCGCCCGGAGCGTGCTGGAGTGGCTGAGAGGGAAGAGGGTCGTGTTTGTGGGGGATTCAATGAGCCGAACACAGTGGGAGTCCTTCATCTGCATGCTCATGACAGGGGTGGACGACCCCAAGAAGGTTTATGAGGTGAATGGCAACCAGATCTCGAAGACGATCCGATTTTTAGGAGTGAGATTTGAGTCATTCAACCTCAGTGTGGAGTTCTTTCGGTCGGTGTTCCTTGTACAGCAGACCCCTGCTCCTCCTCTACATGTGACAAAAAGGGTCCGCGCGATTCTCAAGCTGGATAAGATGGATGATCTTAGCAGGAAATGGGTGAATGCCGACGTGCTTATTTTCAATTCAGGGCATTGGTGGACTCCCAGCAAATTATTTGACAT GGGTTGTTATTTTGAGGCTGGAGGCTTGCTTAAACTGGGAACATCAGTTAATTCTGCTTTCAAAATGGCACTGGAAACATGGGCTTCATGGGTCAAGGAAAAAGTGGATTTAAAACGAACACGTGTCTTCTTCCGGACATATGAGCCATCTCATTGGAG TGGCTTGAACCAAAAGGTATGCGAAGTAACAGAAAGACCTACAACCGAGGCCATAGGAGCTGACAGGAGTGAATTTAGGGATATACTTGCTGATGTTGTTGCGAACATGAGCGTTCCTGTCACTATACTGAATGTGACTTTGATGGGGGCCTTCAGGAGTGATGCGCATATTGGTATTTGGAGTCATCCTTCTACCATACTTGATTGTAGCCACTGGTGTCTTCCCGGAGTTCCAGATGCTTGGAATGAGCTAATATTTTCTCACCTTTTGACGGATG GTTGGCGAAAGCTGGCTGGCTGA
- the LOC125547084 gene encoding probable pectinesterase/pectinesterase inhibitor 51: IYFPINSILLPQPSPSLDQARCPLSLSRRYNQPQTPTTPAIHTHTPLRTIPPSAMPPPLRLLALLLLLHLPFALSSRHHHKAPAPPPRKAPPPAANYAAPLPVLLACNATRFRPACVATLSAANVTAASSPSDLLGATLSALRARFPPAVSTARSVLASSKNVNLTTAATNCLTALSLSSHRLEPPPSPSALMPASASLLHLYDCWSAYKYVNFSRTIYDAMAYLNDTITVNSNYISMLAALKRYGDDTSAWAPPQTERDGYWPSPAASGADVDALGVPKGLPADATVCGAGCDYRTVREAVAAAPDNGGKRFVVYVKAGVYKETVSVPWEKTNLVLVGDGMGKTVLTGDLNADTPGVSTFNTATVGVLADGFMARDLTIANTAGPDAHQAVAFRSTGDRTVLDTVELLGHQDTLYVHAMRQFYTRCRVAGTVDFVFGNSAAVLHDSDLVVLPRQLRPEKGETDALTAQGRTDPAQPTGIVLRGCRVNGSDEYMVFYRQKPGVHHVFLGRPWKEYSRTVFVGCTMAEIVRPEGWMPWSGDFALKTLYYGEYDSAGPGAGGRGGGRVAWSSQVPKERVDVYSVASFIQGDEWIPKVK; the protein is encoded by the exons ATATATTTCCCTATTAATTCGATCCTTCTTCCCCAACCCAGTCCAAGCCTTGACCAAGCGCgctgccccctctctctctctcgccgataTAACCAACCCCAAACCCCCACAACGCCGGCCATCCACACACACACTCCACTGCGCACAATTCCACCATCAGCAATGCCTCCTCCCCTCCgcctcctcgccctcctcctcctcctccacctcccctTCGCCCTCTCCTCCCGCCACCACCACAAAgccccggcgccgccgccccggaAGGCGCCTCCTCCGGCGGCCAACTACGCGGCGCCGCTCCCCGTCCTCCTCGCCTGCAACGCCACCCGCTTCCGGCCCGCCTGCGTCGCCACGCTCTCCGCCGCCAACGTCACCGCCGCGTCCTCCCCCTCCGACCTCCTCGGCGCCACGCTCTCCGCGCTCCGCGCCCGCTTCCCGCCGGCCGTCTCCACCGCGCGCTCCGTCCTCGCCTCCTCCAAGAACGTCAACCTCACGACCGCCGCCACCAACTGCCTCaccgccctctccctctcctcgcaCCGCCTCGAgccgccgccctcgccgtcgGCGCTCATGCCCGCCTCCGCCTCGCTCCTCCACCTCTACGACTGCTGGTCCGCCTACAAGTACGTCAACTTCTCGCGGACCATCTACGATGCCATGGCGTACCTCAACGACACCATCACCGTCAACAGCAACTACATCTCCATGCTCGCCGCGCTGAAGCGGTACGGCGACGACACGTCCGCCTGGGCGCCGCCGCAGACGGAGCGCGACGGGTACTGGCCTTCGCCCGCGGCGTCGGGGGCCGACGTGGACGCGCTCGGCGTGCCCAAGGGGCTCCCCGCGGACGCGACGGTGTGCGGCGCCGGGTGCGACTACAGGACAGTGCGGGAGGCGGTGGCGGCCGCGCCGGACAACGGGGGCAAGAGGTTCGTGGTGTACGTGAAGGCAGGCGTGTACAAGGAGACGGTGAGCGTGCCGTGGGAGAAGACCAACCTGGTGCTGGTCGGCGACGGCATGGGGAAGACGGTCCTCACCGGCGACCTCAACGCGGACACGCCCGGCGTGTCCACGTTCAACACGGCCACCGTAG GCGTGCTCGCGGACGGCTTCATGGCGCGCGACCTGACGATCGCGAACACGGCGGGGCCGGACGCGCACCAGGCGGTGGCGTTCCGGTCCACGGGCGACCGCACGGTGCTGGACACGGTGGAGCTGCTGGGGCACCAGGACACGCTGTACGTGCACGCCATGCGCCAGTTCTACACCCGCTGCCGCGTGGCCGGCACGGTGGACTTCGTCTTCGGCAACTCGGCCGCCGTGCTCCACGACAGCGACCTCGTCGTGCTGCCCCGGCAGCTGCGGCCGGAGAAGGGCGAGACGGACGCGCTGACGGCGCAGGGCCGCACCGACCCGGCGCAGCCCACGGGGATCGTGCTCCGGGGCTGCCGCGTCAACGGCAGCGACGAGTACATGGTCTTCTACCGGCAGAAGCCCGGCGTGCACCACGTGTTCCTCGGCCGGCCGTGGAAGGAGTACTCCCGCACGGTGTTCGTCGGGTGCACGATGGCTGAGATCGTGCGGCCCGAGGGGTGGATGCCATGGAGCGGCGACTTCGCGCTCAAGACGCTCTACTACGGGGAGTATGATAGCGCCGGCCCTGGCGCCGGCGGGCGGGGAGGCGGCAGGGTGGCGTGGAGCAGCCAGGTGCCCAAGGAGCGCGTCGACGTCTACAGCGTCGCCAGCTTCATACAGGGGGACGAGTGGATACCCAAAGTGAAGTAG